The nucleotide window GCCAGGTCCTTGTGGAGCCGGTGGGCAAGAACACCCTGCCGGCAATCTACTACGGCGTCCATGAGGTCACCCGGGAGGACGGGCCGGACACGATCGCGGTTCTCCCCTCGGATCACCTGGTCACTGCGGACGAGAAGTTTCAAGAGGCCTTCCGTCGGGCAGGACAACTTGCAAAGGATTACCTGGTGGTCTTTGGAGTGCGGCCCACCTCGCCCCATACCGGCTACGGTTACATCCGCCCGGGTGAACCTCTCGCGGACGGTCTACTCGTGGATGCGTTCGTAGAAAAGCCCGATCTCGCGACCGCAGAGAAGTATGTTGCCAACGGCTACCTCTGGAACTCGGGGATGTTCTGCTTCGATGCCGACCTCTTCCTCGCCGAGTGCGAGCGATGCGCGCCGGAGGTGGCCCGGGCCTTCGAGCGCCCGGTCGATGAGGCATACGGGGTGGCCCCTGCCCTCTCCATCGACTATGGGATCATGGAAAAGACACGGCGGGCGGCTGTCGTCCCGCTTGAATGCGATTGGAACGACGTCGGGAACTTCGACGCGCTTTATGCCGCCCTGCCTAAGAACGAGAGTGGTAACGCCGTCAGAGGCGAGCATATTGGAATCGACTCCTCTGATAACCTGATCCTCTCCGACCGCCTGGTCGCCACTGTTGGGGTCCACGATCTCGCCATCGTTGAGACGAAGGATGCAATCCTCATCGCGAACCGTGACGAGGCTCAGCGGGTGGGTGAGATTGCAAAGGCCCTCCGGGAGAAGGGAGACTCCCGTGCCCTCTTCCACACACAGGTCCACCGGCCCTGGGGATCGTATACGAACCTCGAGGAGGGGCGGTCGTACAAGATCAAGCGCGTCACCGTCCCCCCGAAGCGGCGCCTCTCTCTGCAGATGCACCACCACCGGTCCGAGCACTGGGTGGTCGTCACCGGCTGCGCCGAGGTGACGATCGGGGGTGTGACCTCCCTCCTCCGGAACGGCGAATCCACGTTCGTTCCGGCGGGGACCGTTCACCGGCTCGCGAACCCCGGCCTCCTGCCGCTCGAACTGATTGAGGTTCAGATCGGCGAGTATACGGGCGAAGACGATATCGTCCGGTTTGAGGACGACTTCGAGCGGGCGTGAGCGGCGGCACCCCACCCCGCTCCCTGACCTCCTACGCGTGTCCTCTACCAAACCGATATAACCCCGAGACGCGTAGTACATAAGAGCTGGTACGGCAGGTATCGGTAGTTTCCTCTTCGCACCCCCGTGGTGTAGTGGTCAATCATGCAGGACTTTGGATCCGGCGACGGCGGTTCGAATCCGCCCGGGGGTACTCGTTTTAAACCGGGATGGTCGCCCCAAAAGGATCTCCCCTTCGATATTCTAATCGGAGTGCATACTCCCTAAGATCCGAACCATATTTCTGGTATCGAGGGTGAAACAGTTTCCCATTGGGTATCTCACCCCCAGTTCTCCAACTCTGGTACTCTGAACCATCGCATCTCGCCACTCTGAGGTTGGCCCGGGAGGAGGTATCTCCTCTGTATCTTTTCGGATCTCATACCTGGATCGGAGCAAGAGTTGAGGAAGAACGCTTGGTATACGCTTTTCTCCAATAATTCAAGATGATACCGGTGTAGCGGCGATTCAGCGCTGTAATTTTGCTGGATCGTCGTATCCGCTGCCGCCGGTATTTTGGATGTGCTGGTGCCGGTTTGCTCTCTACATCTGCACTTCGCTGTTATCTGAGTGGAATAAACCAGCGTACAGTCTCGACAGTGCTCTATCTGGATTCTCTGAGGTCAAGCGAAACGTATATTATCAGGCTAAGGAATGGACAGTTCCATGGTGAGCTTCCTCGGCAACGTCTTCAAACTTACGACAGGCACTACGCTCGCCCAAATAGCCGGTATCATTCTTATCCCAGTAATTACGCGGATCTACTCCCCAGAGTTCTTTGGAGTCAACCAACTCTTCATATCTATCGCAGCGTTGATCGTGGGCATCTCATCGCTCTCCTACGATTCAACCATCATGCTGCCGAAGCACGATGAAGACTCCATAAATATCTTCGCGCTATGTACACTCTGGATACTGGGCACATCTGCTGTAGTTGGCGTTATATTTATCGGATTTGGGGATTGGTTCGGAGACTTTTTCGGGGCTCCGGCGATCGTCGGTTATTTCATATGGCTGCCGTTTTTCGTCGTTCTCAGCAGTTTCTTCGAGCTCCTGAGGGAATGGCTCTCCCGGAGGGTGAAATTCGGTGCCCTTTCCAGGGGTATAGTTCTGAATACTGCATCAACAAAGCTCATACAAATCGGTGGCGGGTTGGTTGCAGCCTCTCCCCTTGGACTAATTCTGGGTAATGTGGGAGGCACGGGACTCGCTGTTCTCTTCATGCTTAGGGAGTTAAAGGATGATGTAGCACTCTTAAAGACTGTTACTCTGAAACGAATGAGAGAACTGGCTATACGCTACAAAGATTTCGCAATCTACGGTTCTGCAGGGGGCGTTGCAAACAGCATATCCTTGGAACTCCCTACCTTCATGCTCGCTTACTTCTTCAGCCCCGCTATTCTTGGGTACTATGCTCTTGCCACAATGGCGGTAAGGCTGCCAATGGGAATGGTAGGAACGGCAATCGCTCAGGTATTCTACCAGAAAGCGAGCGAGGAAAAGAATCGTACTGGGAGCGTTAAGGCTGTCATCCGGGAGGTCCACACCCGGCTCATCGCCATTGGTGTCTTTCCTTTCGTTGTCTTTGTCATTCTTGCTGAAGATCTCTTTACTTTCGTCTTCGGTATGAACTGGCTCACCGCCGGGACCTATGCACAGATCCTCGCCCCCTGGTTCTTTGCTGTCTTTATATTCACACCCATCTCGTCTCTGTTTGGAGTTCTTGAAAGGCAGAAGGGATATCTCTCTTTCGAGATCGTGACTCTCTGCACATGGGCACTCATCTTCTACGTTGGTGGTACTTTCGGTGACCCATTCTTTACACTTACCCTCTTCTCTCTCTGCGGCATGCTCATATGGGGGTCGAAGGCTGTATACCTCATAAGGGCGTCCGGCGCTGGATATCGAGATAGCGCCTTTAGCCTGTTCCGGCACCTTTTACTCAGCGTCATTGTCTCTCTTCCCCTCATGTTCGCGGTATACATGGGGCTTCCGCTTCTGATCCTGTTTGGGGTTGCAGGAATAACCACGGTTGTTTACTATCTTCTGCTCTTCTTCACGGATACACTGATCCGCAGGGAACTTATGGAGATGCTACAGGGAACGATTCCCATGAAATACATCGACTGGAGGGAGTAGTTAAGTATATTACGATGATGGGATCGATACCTCTCGGAAAGTCGGCTCGAAAGGATTATTCAGAAAAATCACAATAAATACCCGTACGTTGGCTCCTTCTTCGGAGGGGGCTCCTCCGCGGGCCCAGAGATGCCTGCACTCCATTTTTCTCCACCAGCTTCAATCATTTTGCCGCCTGCCATCCGGGCTCTCTCACTATTGGACTGAAGTTTCAGGACGACCTTAAAAGCGTTCTTCTCAGTCGGTATAATGTTGACATTGCTTTTGAAAATATGACTAACCTTGAATGGATTGGGATGTGTTCCGCCCCAAATTTTGCTTTGATTTGGAAACGAGGATTATCCGGATCCAGCCTCTGTCTTCCGAAAGAGACTTTCTCGTAGTCGTTATCCCATGCCCATTTGATCAGATCCCAGCTCAGATAATGATCTGGGGTATAATGCGGAAGATCACGGTTAAGAGCAAGGTACTCATAATAAACCGTTTTTCTGATTGGGTCCAGAAGTGCCAGCGCTCCGCCGGCGCAAAGAGCATCTTTTACTAAAATCGTGACTCTCAGTTCATTCGGCGAAAAAACATCCCAGATTCTCTCAAAAAAGGTTAATGGCAGGATTTCTCCTTTTATATGTGCTACATTCTTCGCATAATATCGATAAAATTGTTTAATGTCAGATCGCCTGGACAACTCATGAATCTCAAATCCCTCTTTGTCAAATCTCCGGATGCTTTTTGCTGTTTTCTTTGAGAGAGTGTCCCATATCTTCTCTGGAGGCTTTTGCTTCAGGTTTAACACCATGTTGCCTGAGTTTTCGCCAGGGAAATTGCTGTATGTTATGTTATTGAGGATATCAGGATTGTACGTATCTATGCAAAGGAATGAGCACTCTGTTGCGAAGAGCGACAGGAGATGATCGATCTGACCGGCGTCAAAAGAATCGTTCAGAATAACGTTAGTATATTCAGAGTAGGGTATGTTCTTTAGGCCTTGATAAAAGCCCACTGATTGACTGATAAATGGACATATTCCGACAACCTCCCGACCATCCCGGACAAGGTAGTACTTCGTCTTTAAATCAAATTCTTTCTCAAGAATCTCTTTCCATCTTAAATCATGGAACAGAGTCCCCTCATTGGAGTGGGTATTGTATTCCTGCCATTGGTGTGCGTTGCCCCCGGATAGCAACTCAATCGAATAAACCATTGAAGGCACTTTGCCGGACAACACCGATAATGTTTTCTCTTTATTTATCTTGCGGGGTTGAAGAATGGGGCAAAGCGAGATGATCTCGGTCAATAGGTACGGGGTAGATCACATATGGCAATCAGAACCCGTTTAATCTGGCAGTTCCTTTATGCTGGCTTTGAATGCCCGTGAAGATGAAGTATCTCCGTCATGGAAGTCGGGCGCAGATGCGGGAGGATGTCTCCATAATGTGATTAGTTGGGACTCCCGGAGCACCACACCGCTCTAGGATCATCTCTGCAGGTACCGTCGAACTCATTTCAAAACCCTCCAGACTGCCTGGCATTAACTGAATCTACCTGAAAAATGAGGCCTCATCGTGCTCGTATGGATCTGTCCCAGTATCCCGCGAGATCTGGAAATTGAACTCGTATCTTGGGAACAATAGGTAGATGGCCCATGTTGACGCCGCCCGGACGGACCCGACATCGTCCGATACTTTTTTTGCGCTCGATCCCCTCTCGCCTCCCGGGTGCCATCGAACATGACCGAGATTGATACGAGGATACGATCAATCCATGCCCGTGAGATACTTGACTCACGGGGGAACCCGACCGTTGAAGCGGATGTCACACTCGCCGGAGGAGCGTTCGGGCGTGCTGCAGTTCCGTCCGGTGCATCGACCGGAAAACACGAGGCCGTCGAGCTCCGGGACGGTGTAAAAGACCGTTACGGTGGCAAAGGAGTGCAGAGGCCCGTCACCAAGATCAACGGCGAGATCGCCTCGACCCTGCAGGGAATGGACGCCCGCGACCAGACGGCTGTGGACGCGGCCCTCTCCCTCCTGGACGGAACACCGAACAAGCGGAATCTGGGCGCCAACGCCACGCTCGCGGTCTCCATGGCCGTCGCCCGTGCTGCCGCCGCCGCAGAGGGCCTCTGGCTCTGGGAGTACCTGGGAGACCCGCTAAAGCCGCTCCTTCCCGTTCCCATGATGAACATCCTCAACGGCGGCGTCCATGCCAACTGGCAGGGTCCGGACTTCCAGGAATATATGATCGCCCCCTACGGCGCTCCGAGCGTCGCCGAAGCGATCCGGTGGGGGAGCGAGACCTACCATGCGCTCAGAGATATCCTTAAGGCGCGGGGCTACACGACCGGCGTCGGCGACGAGGGAGGGTTTGCCCCCGCAGTCTCCTCGAACACCGAGCCGCTCGACCTGATCGTGGAAGCAATCGAGCGGGCGGGGTATGCGCCCGACAGGGAGATCGGGATCGCCCTTGACCCGGCATCGAGCGCATTCTATAGCAACGACGCCTACAATCTCAGAACCGAAGGGCTGACCCTGACCGCCGCTGAGATGGTGGACCGGTATCGTGACCTTGTTGAGACGTATCCCATCATTGTCATCGAGGACGGCCTTGCCGAGGACGACTGGGACGGCTGGCGCCTGCTGACCAGGACGCTCGGGGACCGGGTGGAACTCGTCGGCGACGACCTTTTCGTCACGAACGTCGAGCGGATCGAGCAAGGGATTAAAAAGAGGGCCGCCAACGCAGTCCTGATCAAGCCCAACCAGATAGGGACGGTGACCGAGACGATCGCCGCAGTGCGCATGGCACAGCAGCAGCACTGGGGCGCGATGGTCTCTCACAGGAGCGGCGAGACTGTCGATACGTTCATCGCCGATCTCACCGTTGCCATGCAGACGGGCCACCTCAAGACCGGCGCACCTGCGCGGGGCGAGCGGGTGGAGAAGTACAATCAACTCATGAGGATCGAGGAGGCGGCCGGGGATACGGCCCGGTATGCCGGGCGGAGCGGGTTTGTCCGGCAGGGGCCGGCAAGATAGGCCGAAATAAGGCTTTCTTGTTGTTTCCCCGGGACCCGGGCAGGCGTGCAACCCCCCCGGGTTCCATGCAATTCTTAAGGCCTCCTCCCAAAATCATGGGTAACCATGGAAAGCGCTGCCCTAACAATTGAGATCCAGATGAGCCTCCTCCTCTTCCTCGCGCTCGCCGGTTACCTCGTGGCATCCCGGATCAACCAGTCGGCGACGATCGGGGCGATTCTCGTCGGGGTTCTGGTCGGACCGAGCGTGCTTGGCCTGATCACCTACACCGACTTCGTCGCGACCCTGGCGCATCTCGGGGCAATCATCCTCCTCTTCGTCATCGGGTTTGAGTTTAATATCAGGGATATTATTGATCCGCGTTACGGCGTCATCGGCCTTGTCGGCGTGATCATCCCGTGGATAGGCGGCTACGCCACGGCTGTCCTCTTCGGGTTCGACTTCGCGAGCGCGATCTTCGTCGGCACGGCCCTGACCGCGACGAGTATCGCCATAACCGCAAACGTGCTCAAAGAGATCGGCGTGCTCCAGACTGAGGCGGCACGGGCGATCATCGGCGCCGCGGTCATTGACGACGTCCTCTCCCTCCTGGTGCTTGCCGTCTCTACCGATCTCGTCGTGAGCGGGGATGTCTCGTTGACCCCGACCGTCCTGATGCTTGCCAGGGCCGTCGGGTTCATCGTCGTCGCCGGTGCCGTCGGGTACTTCGGCATCCGAAAGGTCATCGAACGGATGGACGCAACCCCCCTGGCGCGGAAGTATCCTGAGTTTGTCTTCATCTTCGCCATGATGGTGGCGTTCCTGTATGCGATGCTCGCCGACCTGGTGGGCCTATCAAGCATCATCGGTGCGTTCCTCGCCGGGGTTGCCTTTGCCCGCGTCGAACTCCGGCAGAGTAAGGGTGTCCACGAGGGCGCAGAATACTTCCAGATCGTCTTTGCCTCGATCTTCTTCGTATCCCTCGGCATTCTCGCAGACATTCGTGCGCTCACGTCCGACACGACCCTCTTCCTCCTGGTGCTGACCCTGGTCGCCATCGCCACCAAGGTCATCGGGTGCGCTCTCCCTGCCCGGTTGATGGGGATGTGCCGGGAGGACTCCCTCATCATCGGGTTCGGGATGGCGCCGCGGGGTGAGGTGGCGATGATCGTCGCCCTGATCGGCCTCGAGTCGGGGCTCATCGGCCAGGGGATCTTCGTTGCCATCGTCCTGATGAGTCTGTTGACGACCCTTATCACCCCGGTTATCTATCGGAACTGGTTCTTCAAGGGGGCCTACTGCGCTACGGAGTAAGCGGGGACTGAAGGTATGAAGAAGTGG belongs to Methanoculleus thermophilus and includes:
- a CDS encoding GNAT family N-acetyltransferase translates to MVYSIELLSGGNAHQWQEYNTHSNEGTLFHDLRWKEILEKEFDLKTKYYLVRDGREVVGICPFISQSVGFYQGLKNIPYSEYTNVILNDSFDAGQIDHLLSLFATECSFLCIDTYNPDILNNITYSNFPGENSGNMVLNLKQKPPEKIWDTLSKKTAKSIRRFDKEGFEIHELSRRSDIKQFYRYYAKNVAHIKGEILPLTFFERIWDVFSPNELRVTILVKDALCAGGALALLDPIRKTVYYEYLALNRDLPHYTPDHYLSWDLIKWAWDNDYEKVSFGRQRLDPDNPRFQIKAKFGAEHIPIHSRLVIFSKAMSTLYRLRRTLLRSS
- a CDS encoding cation:proton antiporter, which gives rise to MESAALTIEIQMSLLLFLALAGYLVASRINQSATIGAILVGVLVGPSVLGLITYTDFVATLAHLGAIILLFVIGFEFNIRDIIDPRYGVIGLVGVIIPWIGGYATAVLFGFDFASAIFVGTALTATSIAITANVLKEIGVLQTEAARAIIGAAVIDDVLSLLVLAVSTDLVVSGDVSLTPTVLMLARAVGFIVVAGAVGYFGIRKVIERMDATPLARKYPEFVFIFAMMVAFLYAMLADLVGLSSIIGAFLAGVAFARVELRQSKGVHEGAEYFQIVFASIFFVSLGILADIRALTSDTTLFLLVLTLVAIATKVIGCALPARLMGMCREDSLIIGFGMAPRGEVAMIVALIGLESGLIGQGIFVAIVLMSLLTTLITPVIYRNWFFKGAYCATE
- a CDS encoding lipopolysaccharide biosynthesis protein, giving the protein MVSFLGNVFKLTTGTTLAQIAGIILIPVITRIYSPEFFGVNQLFISIAALIVGISSLSYDSTIMLPKHDEDSINIFALCTLWILGTSAVVGVIFIGFGDWFGDFFGAPAIVGYFIWLPFFVVLSSFFELLREWLSRRVKFGALSRGIVLNTASTKLIQIGGGLVAASPLGLILGNVGGTGLAVLFMLRELKDDVALLKTVTLKRMRELAIRYKDFAIYGSAGGVANSISLELPTFMLAYFFSPAILGYYALATMAVRLPMGMVGTAIAQVFYQKASEEKNRTGSVKAVIREVHTRLIAIGVFPFVVFVILAEDLFTFVFGMNWLTAGTYAQILAPWFFAVFIFTPISSLFGVLERQKGYLSFEIVTLCTWALIFYVGGTFGDPFFTLTLFSLCGMLIWGSKAVYLIRASGAGYRDSAFSLFRHLLLSVIVSLPLMFAVYMGLPLLILFGVAGITTVVYYLLLFFTDTLIRRELMEMLQGTIPMKYIDWRE
- the eno gene encoding phosphopyruvate hydratase produces the protein MTEIDTRIRSIHAREILDSRGNPTVEADVTLAGGAFGRAAVPSGASTGKHEAVELRDGVKDRYGGKGVQRPVTKINGEIASTLQGMDARDQTAVDAALSLLDGTPNKRNLGANATLAVSMAVARAAAAAEGLWLWEYLGDPLKPLLPVPMMNILNGGVHANWQGPDFQEYMIAPYGAPSVAEAIRWGSETYHALRDILKARGYTTGVGDEGGFAPAVSSNTEPLDLIVEAIERAGYAPDREIGIALDPASSAFYSNDAYNLRTEGLTLTAAEMVDRYRDLVETYPIIVIEDGLAEDDWDGWRLLTRTLGDRVELVGDDLFVTNVERIEQGIKKRAANAVLIKPNQIGTVTETIAAVRMAQQQHWGAMVSHRSGETVDTFIADLTVAMQTGHLKTGAPARGERVEKYNQLMRIEEAAGDTARYAGRSGFVRQGPAR
- a CDS encoding mannose-1-phosphate guanylyltransferase/mannose-6-phosphate isomerase, whose translation is MKTLILAGGSGTRLFPLSREHYPKQFIPLIDDESLFQKTVKRSLLFSSPQEIAIVTNTDHRFLVRDQLAAIGCDCQVLVEPVGKNTLPAIYYGVHEVTREDGPDTIAVLPSDHLVTADEKFQEAFRRAGQLAKDYLVVFGVRPTSPHTGYGYIRPGEPLADGLLVDAFVEKPDLATAEKYVANGYLWNSGMFCFDADLFLAECERCAPEVARAFERPVDEAYGVAPALSIDYGIMEKTRRAAVVPLECDWNDVGNFDALYAALPKNESGNAVRGEHIGIDSSDNLILSDRLVATVGVHDLAIVETKDAILIANRDEAQRVGEIAKALREKGDSRALFHTQVHRPWGSYTNLEEGRSYKIKRVTVPPKRRLSLQMHHHRSEHWVVVTGCAEVTIGGVTSLLRNGESTFVPAGTVHRLANPGLLPLELIEVQIGEYTGEDDIVRFEDDFERA